AGACCTTGCTGGCCCACACCAGCGCGCGGTCGCCGGTTCTGGGGTCGATGCTGAAGATCTCGCTGCGTGCCTGCAGACCCTTGTCGACCAGCGCCAGAATGCTGCCGCCGGGGCCAGGGCGCACCGCCTCCACGCGCCCCAGATCGTAAGCGGTGGCCTTGCGGCCGCTGCCGTCGACGTAGTCCTGACCCTTGCCGATCCACTCCTCACCGTCGTAGCCCGAGACCACGCGCCGGTTGCCGGTGGCGAGGTCGACGGCCATCACGACCCCCTGGTTGTCCTGCTGGTTGCCCAGCTCCACCGGCACATAGAGCGTGTTGCTGGCGGCATCTACGTAGCCCGAGCCGATCGTGGTGTAGCCCCCCAGGTAGAAGGGCAGGCCCTGGCCGACCTTGCCGATGTCGGCGTTGCGGCAGCGGGCGTCTTGCGACTTGCTACAGTCAACCGCCGGCAGCTTTAATGCCGAAGCGCTGACTGCAAGGGAGCTGATGAGAAAGGCGGAGGTGAGGGCCAGCAGGCTGCGTTTCTGCATGCCTGCTACCGTAGCAGTTCCGGTCATGTTGAGTGACCGCACTTCAGCGCCAGTCGGTGAGGCAAGCCGCTGACTGGCGGTAGGCCGCTCGTCGGGGTGGGCTTACCTCGATTTTGCATAGCGGAAGAACCGCCTCGACATCTAAGCGAGAATGAGGTGATAAGCATCCCGTTAGTTTCGTGCTCCCTCTGGAAAAACACCGTGGGGCGGTTCAGGTCAACAGAACCGACTGGACTTCCCGCGCGAACAGCAGCCAGTCCTCTGCTTCCCGTTTCTCATCAGATAGAAACAGCTTGGGTCTCTTGAAGAAGTTCTGACAGGGGAGACCCTTTCAACCACACCACAATCTCAACCCGCTCGACTCCGTATACTGCAGACCGCACCAAACACAATCAGGCTGTCGTTCTGCATGGATAACCGGCGGCCCGCCCACCCTCACCACTCCGGCGTGAACCATGCATTCCTTTCCCGACTCGAGAGGAGTGCATGAACGCCGGAACGCTGTGTTGACCAGGAAAACAGGGAGGAAACGATGGACACGCTGAAGGTGAACGTCAACGGACAGCCGCGGGAAGTGCTGGGCGCACAGCCGCACACCACCTTGCTGAACTGGCTGCGCGACCAGGGCCTCACGGGCGCCAAGGAAGGCTGCGCCGAGGGAGAATGTGGGGCCTGCGCGGTGCTGGTCGCCCGCCCGGACGGCGACCATGTGAGTGGGCCGGGGGGCACCCGCTGGGAAAGTGTAAACGCCTGCCTGGTGCTGCTGCCCGCCGTGCACGGGCAGAGCATCGTGACCGCCGAGGGCCTGGGCACGCCTGGCGCCCTGCACCCGGTGCAGCGCGAGCTGGCGCAGCGCGGCGGCAGCCAGTGCGGGTACTGCACGCCGGGGTTCGTGGTGAGCATGGCGGCGGAGTATTACCGGCCCGGGCGCAGGGAGGGCGAACACCACGCCCCCAACGGCTTCGACATTCACGCCCTGAGCGGGAATCTGTGCCGCTGCACCGGCTACCGCCCCATTCAGGACGCCGCGCACGCCCTGGGCACGCCAGCGGAGGGCGACCCCTTCGCCCGGCGACGCCAGGAGCCGGCCCCCCCCACCCGACCCCTGCACCTGCACACGCTGCAGGGTGAATTTCACCGCCCGGCCAGCCTGCCAGAAGCGCTGGAGTTGCTTGCGCGCCACCCGGACGCCAAAGTGCTGGCCGGCGGCACCGACTGGGGCGTGGAAGTCAACCTGCGCCACGCGCGCGCCGGGGTGACGGTCGCGGTGGACGCCCTGCCCGAGCTGCGTGAGCTGCACTGGACTCGGGAGTTCGTGGAAATCGGGGCGGGCCTCACCCTCTCGGAGATCGAGCGCCGCCTGGACGGCCGGGTGCCGCTGCTGGCGCAGTGGTTCCCGCAGTTCGCCAGCCGCCTGATCCGCAACTCGGCCACGCTGGGCGGCAACCTGGGCACCGCCTCGCCCATCGGGGACAGCCCCCCGGTGCTGCTGGCGCTGGACGCGTCGCTGGTGCTGGCTTCAGCCGAGGGCGACCGGGTGGTGCCGCTGGCCGACTATTTCACCGGCTACCGCCAGACCGTGCTGCGGCCCGGCGAACTGATCCGCGCCGTGCGGATTCCTCTGCCGCTTGCACCCGTCACCGCCTTCTACAAGGTCGCCAAGCGCCGCTTCGACGACATCTCCAGCGTGGCAGCGGGGATCGCCCTGGAACTGGAGGCGGGCGTGGTGAAACAGGTTCGCATCGGGCTGGGCGGGGTGGCCGCCACCCCGATCCGCGCCCTGGAGACCGAGGTGGCGCTGCGAGGCCAGCCCTGGACGCAGGACACGGTGCGGCGGGCCGCCCGCGTGATGGGCGGCGAGGGCACCCCGCTGGGCGATCACCGCGCCAGCGCAGCCTACCGCACGGCTATGCTGGAGCAGCTGCTGCTGAAGTTCTATGCCGAGCATCCGGCGGCCGGCGCCAGAGAGGAGGTGGCGGGATGACCAGCCTGCATGAACGCCCTCCGGTCGGCGCGGTCGGCGCGGCCACCGTGCACGAGAGTGCGCCGGGACACGTTACCGGCTCCGCGCTGTACACCGACGACCTGGGAGTGCGCCTCCAGGGCCTGCTGCACGCCTGGCCAGTGAATTCGCCGCACGCCCACGCGCGCGTCACGCGGCTTGACCCCTCCCCGGCGCTGGAGGTACCGGGCGTGGTACGGGTGCTGACCGCCGCCGACGTGCCCGGCGTGAACGACGCGGGCGTGAAGGGCGACGAGCCGCTTTTTCCCACTGAAGTCATGTACCACGGCCACGCGGTGTGCTGGGTGCTGGCCGAGAGCGTGGAGGCGGCGCGGCTGGGGGCGGGCGCCGTGGAGACCGAATACGAACCGCTGCCCTCACTGGTGACCATCCAGGAGGCGATCGCTGCCGGATCGTTCCAGGGTGCGCAGTCCACCCTGCGGCGCGGGGACGTGACTCTGGGCTTCGCGCAGGCGGCACACATCTTCGAGGGGGAATTCGACATCGGCGGCCAGGAGCACTTCTACCTGGAGACGAACGCCGCGCTGGCCCACGTGGACGAGTCCGGGCAGGTGTTCATCCAGTCGAGCACCCAGCACCCCAGCGAGACGCAGGAAATCGCGGCGCACGTGCTGGGCCTCGGCTCCAGCGAGGTCACGGTGCAGTGCCTGCGCATGGGTGGGGGGTTTGGCGGCAAGGAGATGCAGCCGCACGGCTACGCGGCCATCGCTGCGCTGGGGGCCACGCTGACGGGCCGCCCGGTGAGGCTGCGCCTGAACCGCACCCAGGACATCACCATGACCGGCAAGCGCCACCCCTTTCACGCGACCTGGAAAGTCGGCTTTGATACAGAAGGCCAGTTGCTGGCGCTCCAAGCAACCCTCACCAGCGACGGCGGCTGGAGCCTCGACCTCTCCGAACCCGTGATGGCGCGGGCGCTGTGCCACATCGACAACGCCTACTTCATTCCGCACATCGAGGTGCACGGGCGCATCGCCCGGACAAACAAGACCTCGCAGACGGCTTTCCGGGGTTTCGGCGGGCCGCAGGGCATGCTGGTCATCGAGGACATCCTGGGCCGCTGTGCCCCCAGACTCGGCCTGGACGCGCACGAGCTACGGCGGCGCAACTTCTACCGGCCGGACGACGCCACCCCCTACGGCCAGCCGGTGCGCCACGCCGAGCGCCTGAGCGACCTGTGGGCGCAGCTGCTCGCGCGCAGCGACTTCAGCGCCCGCCAGCAGGAAGTCCGCGCTTTCAACGCGCAGCACGAGCACGTCAAACGCGGCCTGAGCATCACCCCGGTCAAGTTCGGGATTTCCTTCAACTTCACCGCCTACAACCAGGCCGGGGCGCTGGTGCACGTCTACAAGGACGGCTCGGTGCTGATCAACCACGGCGGCACCGAGATGGGCCAGGGCCTGCACACCAAGATGATCCAGGTGGCGGCCACGACCCTGGGTGTGCCGCCCGCGCGGGTGCGCCTGGCCCCCACCCGCACCGACAAGGTGCCCAATACCTCGGCCACGGCGGCCAGCAGCGGCGCCGACCTCAACGGCGGGGCGGTCAAGGACGCCTGCGAGCAGATCAAGGCCCGGCTCGCGGCGGTGGCGGCGGGCGCCCTGAGCGCGGCGGGCAAGGCGCACGTGTCCAGCCTGGGCGTGCACCCGAACGATGTGCGCTTCGAGAACGGCCAGGTGTACCCCCTGGGCCGGCCCGACCTCAGCATGACCTTCGAGCAGGTCGTGCACGACGCCTATTACCTGCGCACGCAGCTGTGGGCAGCGGGCTTTTACCGCACGCCGGGCCTGCACTGGAATCGCGAGGCCATGCAGGGCCACCCCTTCAAGTACTTCGCTTACGGCGCGTCGGTGTCCGAGGTCGAGGTGGACGGCTTCACCGGGGCCTCGCGCTTGAAACGCGTGGACATCCTGCACGACGTAGGCGACAGCCTCTCACCGCTGATCGACCTGGGGCAGGTGGAGGGCGGCTTCGTGCAGGGCGCGGGCTGGCTGACCCTGGAGGAACTGCGCTGGGACGAGTCCGGCGGCCCGAACCGGGGCCGGCTGCTGACCCAGGCGGCCAGCACCTACAAACTCCCCAGTTTCTCGGAGATGCCCGAAATCTTCAACGTGGCCCTGCTGGAACGCGCCACCGAGACCGGTGTGGTCTACGGCAGCAAGGCGGTGGGCGAGCCGCCCCTGATGCTGGCGATTTCCGTGCGCGAGGCGCTACGCGAAGCCTGCGCGGCTTTCGGCCCGGCTGCCCGCGAGCAGACACTCTCCAGCCCCGCCACGCCCGAAGCGGTGTACTGGGCGCTGAACCGGGCCAGAAAGGGCGCTCAGGAAAAGGACGCACAGGAACCCGCCCCGGCGGACGACTGACCATGCACTGGCTCACGGCCCTCAACCACCTCAGGGACATCGGCGAACCTGCCGTGCTGGTCACGCTGGTCAGCGTGCGCGGCCACGCCCCACGTGAAGCCGGGGCGAAGATGGTCGTCTCGGCCGGGGCGTGCTGGGACACGGTGGGCGGCGGCAACCTGGAAGCCACCGCCACGCAGCGTGCCCGCGCCCTGCTGAAGGTGCAGGCCAGCGCCCCCGAACTGCTCACGCTGCGCCTCACCAGCCAGGCCCCGGCCGAGCACGGGCGGCAGTGCTGCGGCGGAGAGGTCACCCTGCTGCTGGAACCGGTGCTGGGCGCGCGGCCCCATATCGCCGTCTTCGGTTTCGGGCACGTGGGGCTGGAACTGGCCCGCATTCTCTCGCGGCTGCCGCTGCACCTGCACCTGATCGACTCGCGTGAGGCGCAGTTTTCGCCTGAACGCCTGGCCGGCCTGCAAGAGGCAGAAGCCCAGCTGCACCTTCACCCTTCCCCGATTCCCGAGATGACGCTGGCCGAATTGCCCGCCGGCACGAATATCGTCATCATGACCCACGACCACGCCGAGGACGCCGCGCTGTGCGACGCCGCGCTGCGCCGGCCCGACCTGGGCTTCGTCGGGCTGATCGGCTCGGGCGCGAAGTGGAGCCACTTCCGTGAGCAACTGAACCGCGAGGGTCACACCGACGCCGCCCTGGCGCGCATCACCACGCCCATCGGTGTGCCGGGCATCAGCGGCAAAGCGCCCGCCGTCATCGCCATCAGCGTGGCCGCGCAACTGCTTCAGGTCATCTCGGCTCAGACCACACCCACCTCCCCCTCCCAGAAAGCGACCCGATCATGACCCAGACTCAAACGACCCAGCCCCAAACGAATCAGCCCCATACCAACCAGAATCTCTACCGCGCCACGTTCATGCACACGCCCGCCAGCCCATTCGAGACGCCGGACGCCTTACAGGTTCAGGAGGACGGCGGCCTGCTGGTGGCGGGCGGCGTGATTCAGGCCAGCGGCCCCTTTGGCGAGCTGCGGGCCGGGCATCCAGGCGCGGAAGTGAGCGACCTGCGCGGCGGGCTGCTGCTGCCGGGATTTATCGACACGCACGTGCATTACCCGCAGGGCCGGGTGATCGGCGGGCTGGGAATGCCGCTGCTGGAGTGGCTCGACAGGAACGCCCTGCCGGAAGAGGCGCGTCTGGCCGACCCTGACTATGCCCGCGCGGTGGCGCAGGAATTCACCCGCTCGCTGCTACAAAACGGCACCACCACCGCGCTGGTGTTCGGCAGCCATTTCGCGGGAGCGGTGGATACGCTTTTTGCCGAAGCCGAGCGCAGCGGCCTGCGGGCGGTGGCCGGGCTGGTCGTGAGTGACCGCCTGCTGCGCCCCGAACTGCACACCACCCCCCAGCGGGCCTATGAAGAAAGCCGGGCCCTGATCGAGCGGTGGCACGGCGTGGGGCGGCAGCTCTACGCCGTGACCCCGCGTTTTTCGCTCTCGGCCTCGGAGGGAATGCTGGAGGCCTGCGCCGCGCTGATGCGCGAATTCCAGGGCCTGCGCTTCACCAGCCACATCAACGAGAACCTGGCCGAAATCGGGGTGGTGCAGGGCCTCTTTCCGCAGGCCCGCGATTACCTCGACACCTACGAGCGCGCCGGGCTGGTCACGCGCCGCAGCGTCCTGGCGCACAACATTCACCCGAATGACCGCGAACTGGGTGCCATGGCCGCGCATGGGTGCAGCGCCGCGCATTGCCCGTGCAGCAACTCGGCGCTGGGCAGCGGGTTTTTTCCCCTGAAACGCCACCTTCAGGCGGGCGTGCACGTCTCGCTGGGCACCGACGTGGGCGGCGGCACCGGCTTCTCGATGCTGAAAGAGGGGCTCCAGGCGTACTTCATGCAGCAGCTTCAGGGCGAGCGGGGCGTGCCGCTGACCCCCGCGCACCTGCTGTACCTCGCCACCCGAGCCGGGGCACAGGCGCTGGATCTGGCACACCTGACCGGGGATTTCAGCGTGGGCAGGGTGTTCGACGCCGTGTTGATCGACCCCGCCCCGCAGACGGCCCTGCGCGCGGTGTACGCCGCCGCCGAGAGTCCGCTCAGGCTGCTGGCCGCCACTTTCGCCAGCGGCACGCCCGGCGACGTCGCCCGCGTGTGGGCCGGCGGTGACAACGCGTACCAGGCCCGCAGAGACCTGGCAGCCATCCACCCTTAGAGCATTTGCCAAAAGAATGACATTCTTTTGGCCGAGCGGAGCGAGTGAATTTAGATGAGCAGGACGAAGAATGGAGTTCTGCGGAGTGGTGTTCTCTACAGAAGGGAATTCGGAGAACTGCTCTAAACTGAACTGTCCCCTCATGGCCTGCTCATCCGGGCCGCCCGGCGCGGCGTTGCCTGTCTTAGCCCTCTTTTCTGCCGCGCAGCGGCGTTTCCCAGGAGATCCCCATGACCCAGACCGCCCCTCCCCCCACCTCTGGACTCGACCGGTACTTCGGGATCACCCAGAGCGGCTCGACGGTTTCGCGCGAACTGCGGGCCGGGCTGACCACCTTCCTGACCATGAGTTACATCCTGTTCGTGAACCCGCAGGTGCTCGGGAACGCCATTCACGTGCCCAACGCCTTCGTGCAGCTGCTGATGACCACCGCGATTGCGGCCGCGTTCGGCAGTTTCATGATGGGCCTGGTGGCGAAGTACCCCTTCGCGCAGGCCCCGGGCATGGGCCTCAACGCCTTCTTCGCCTTCACGGTGGTGCTGACCATGAAGGTGCCGTGGGAAACGGCGCTCGGCGCGGTGTTCATCAGCGGCGTGCTGTTCGTGCTGCTCAGCGTCATAGGGGTGCGGCAGGCCATCGTGCAGTCGATTCCCTCGGCCCTGAAATTTGCCATCACCGGCGGCATCGGGGCGTTTCTGGCGTTCCTGGGCCTCAAGAACTCGGGGCTGGTGGTCAGCAACCCCGCCACCTTCGTGGGTCTGGGTTCGCTGCTTTCCCCGCCGGTCTGGCTGGCGCTGGTCGGCCTGGTCGTGACCACCGGCCTGATGGCCCGCCGCGTCACCGGGGCGATCCTGTGGGGCATTCTGGTGACCACGCTGCTGGGCATCCTGCTGCACCTGCCGGTCTACCCGGGCGGTGCCAGCGGAGCCCTGCAGGCATTTTCCGGCTTTAGCGGCAACCTGCTGGGCATCTTCGGCACGCCGGTGTGGCCCGGCGACCTGGTCGGCAAGATGGATCTGGCGGGCGCCCTGGGGCTGGGCCTCCTGCACGTGGTGTTCACCTTCTTCTTCGTGGATTTCTTCGACGCGACCGGCACCCTGACCGGCCTCTCGCAGAAGGCCGGCTTTCTCGACGCGCAGGGCAACATGCCGCGCCCGCGCCGCCTGTTTGCCATGGACGGCCTGGCCGCCATGTTCGGGGCTTTCATGGGCACCAGCACCACCACCGCTTACGTCGAGTCGGCCAGCGGCATCGGTGAGGGGGGCCGCACCGGCCTGACCGCCGTGACGGTGGGGGTACTGTTCCTGCTGAGCATGTTCCTGTGGCCCCTCGCCTCGGCCATTCCCGCCGCCGCCACCGCGCCCGCCCTGATCCTGGTGGGCGCCCTGATGATGGAAGGCGTCAAAGAAGTCGACTGGAGCGACATAGGCGAGAGCCTGCCGGCCTTCCTGACTATCCTGTTGATGCCGCTGACCTTCAGCATCGCCAACGGCGTGAGCTTCGGCATCATCAGCTACTGCGCCATCAAGCTGCTAAGCGGCCAGGCCCGCAAGGTCAGTCCTATTCTGTACGTGATCGCGGCCCTGCTGCTGGCCCGCTACCTGTTCCTGGTCAACGAGTAAAGCAAGTAGGCTCAGGCCCGCAGCGCCCTCGGTGGCCTGCGGGCCTTTGCAGCGCCCGCTCGCCCGCACCGTTAAAGACAGCGCCGGCCGGCACTCATCGAAGTAATTGCAAACGGCAATAACCTGAGGCTGGTGCTCCGAGGCACTCCCCATGACCGATATTGACCCAGCTCATCCGCCAGCACAGTCACCTACACAGCTACTCCGGCTGCCCCTCTCCATTCAGTTGCTGGAGGCGCTGTGGCTGCTGTGGCAGTCGCTGGCTTCAGAAGGCGAAGCGGCGCTGCAACACGACCTGAAGCTTGACCTGCGCAGTTTCATCGTTCTGAGTCACCTTCAGGAGCATGCCTACC
The genomic region above belongs to Deinococcus fonticola and contains:
- a CDS encoding xanthine dehydrogenase small subunit, whose translation is MDTLKVNVNGQPREVLGAQPHTTLLNWLRDQGLTGAKEGCAEGECGACAVLVARPDGDHVSGPGGTRWESVNACLVLLPAVHGQSIVTAEGLGTPGALHPVQRELAQRGGSQCGYCTPGFVVSMAAEYYRPGRREGEHHAPNGFDIHALSGNLCRCTGYRPIQDAAHALGTPAEGDPFARRRQEPAPPTRPLHLHTLQGEFHRPASLPEALELLARHPDAKVLAGGTDWGVEVNLRHARAGVTVAVDALPELRELHWTREFVEIGAGLTLSEIERRLDGRVPLLAQWFPQFASRLIRNSATLGGNLGTASPIGDSPPVLLALDASLVLASAEGDRVVPLADYFTGYRQTVLRPGELIRAVRIPLPLAPVTAFYKVAKRRFDDISSVAAGIALELEAGVVKQVRIGLGGVAATPIRALETEVALRGQPWTQDTVRRAARVMGGEGTPLGDHRASAAYRTAMLEQLLLKFYAEHPAAGAREEVAG
- the xdhB gene encoding xanthine dehydrogenase molybdopterin binding subunit is translated as MTSLHERPPVGAVGAATVHESAPGHVTGSALYTDDLGVRLQGLLHAWPVNSPHAHARVTRLDPSPALEVPGVVRVLTAADVPGVNDAGVKGDEPLFPTEVMYHGHAVCWVLAESVEAARLGAGAVETEYEPLPSLVTIQEAIAAGSFQGAQSTLRRGDVTLGFAQAAHIFEGEFDIGGQEHFYLETNAALAHVDESGQVFIQSSTQHPSETQEIAAHVLGLGSSEVTVQCLRMGGGFGGKEMQPHGYAAIAALGATLTGRPVRLRLNRTQDITMTGKRHPFHATWKVGFDTEGQLLALQATLTSDGGWSLDLSEPVMARALCHIDNAYFIPHIEVHGRIARTNKTSQTAFRGFGGPQGMLVIEDILGRCAPRLGLDAHELRRRNFYRPDDATPYGQPVRHAERLSDLWAQLLARSDFSARQQEVRAFNAQHEHVKRGLSITPVKFGISFNFTAYNQAGALVHVYKDGSVLINHGGTEMGQGLHTKMIQVAATTLGVPPARVRLAPTRTDKVPNTSATAASSGADLNGGAVKDACEQIKARLAAVAAGALSAAGKAHVSSLGVHPNDVRFENGQVYPLGRPDLSMTFEQVVHDAYYLRTQLWAAGFYRTPGLHWNREAMQGHPFKYFAYGASVSEVEVDGFTGASRLKRVDILHDVGDSLSPLIDLGQVEGGFVQGAGWLTLEELRWDESGGPNRGRLLTQAASTYKLPSFSEMPEIFNVALLERATETGVVYGSKAVGEPPLMLAISVREALREACAAFGPAAREQTLSSPATPEAVYWALNRARKGAQEKDAQEPAPADD
- the xdhC gene encoding xanthine dehydrogenase accessory protein XdhC; translation: MHWLTALNHLRDIGEPAVLVTLVSVRGHAPREAGAKMVVSAGACWDTVGGGNLEATATQRARALLKVQASAPELLTLRLTSQAPAEHGRQCCGGEVTLLLEPVLGARPHIAVFGFGHVGLELARILSRLPLHLHLIDSREAQFSPERLAGLQEAEAQLHLHPSPIPEMTLAELPAGTNIVIMTHDHAEDAALCDAALRRPDLGFVGLIGSGAKWSHFREQLNREGHTDAALARITTPIGVPGISGKAPAVIAISVAAQLLQVISAQTTPTSPSQKATRS
- the guaD gene encoding guanine deaminase; amino-acid sequence: MTQTQTTQPQTNQPHTNQNLYRATFMHTPASPFETPDALQVQEDGGLLVAGGVIQASGPFGELRAGHPGAEVSDLRGGLLLPGFIDTHVHYPQGRVIGGLGMPLLEWLDRNALPEEARLADPDYARAVAQEFTRSLLQNGTTTALVFGSHFAGAVDTLFAEAERSGLRAVAGLVVSDRLLRPELHTTPQRAYEESRALIERWHGVGRQLYAVTPRFSLSASEGMLEACAALMREFQGLRFTSHINENLAEIGVVQGLFPQARDYLDTYERAGLVTRRSVLAHNIHPNDRELGAMAAHGCSAAHCPCSNSALGSGFFPLKRHLQAGVHVSLGTDVGGGTGFSMLKEGLQAYFMQQLQGERGVPLTPAHLLYLATRAGAQALDLAHLTGDFSVGRVFDAVLIDPAPQTALRAVYAAAESPLRLLAATFASGTPGDVARVWAGGDNAYQARRDLAAIHP
- a CDS encoding NCS2 family permease → MTQTAPPPTSGLDRYFGITQSGSTVSRELRAGLTTFLTMSYILFVNPQVLGNAIHVPNAFVQLLMTTAIAAAFGSFMMGLVAKYPFAQAPGMGLNAFFAFTVVLTMKVPWETALGAVFISGVLFVLLSVIGVRQAIVQSIPSALKFAITGGIGAFLAFLGLKNSGLVVSNPATFVGLGSLLSPPVWLALVGLVVTTGLMARRVTGAILWGILVTTLLGILLHLPVYPGGASGALQAFSGFSGNLLGIFGTPVWPGDLVGKMDLAGALGLGLLHVVFTFFFVDFFDATGTLTGLSQKAGFLDAQGNMPRPRRLFAMDGLAAMFGAFMGTSTTTAYVESASGIGEGGRTGLTAVTVGVLFLLSMFLWPLASAIPAAATAPALILVGALMMEGVKEVDWSDIGESLPAFLTILLMPLTFSIANGVSFGIISYCAIKLLSGQARKVSPILYVIAALLLARYLFLVNE